Proteins from a genomic interval of Medicago truncatula cultivar Jemalong A17 chromosome 3, MtrunA17r5.0-ANR, whole genome shotgun sequence:
- the LOC112420055 gene encoding protein ALP1-like gives MKNTSHRPRFTAPASSFVAPAASSSVVHASSSVVAPASSGAPATAADATQKECFLNFCNELRDKNYLSDSRDVLVEEKVATFLFIIGHNVRHRVASNRFQHSTETISRNFKEVLRAVCRLGKELIKQESMELPSRIKNNPKYYPWFKNCIGAIDGTQISAWAPAEKQISCRGRKATITQNVMCACDFNMIFTYVYSGWEGSAHDSKVLLDAITNPNAGFPWPPKGSFYLVDSGYPCTGGFLPPYRGERYHAQEYRGQGRQPKSPEELFNYRHSSLRMTIERCFGVLKNRFPILKLMPSYKPSRQRLIVTACCAIHNYIRKWNLPDELFRIWEEMDDIELEAVNEVPNLEGSSNVENLTRLSNEGATEMAMDRNHLRDRMWVHRHN, from the exons ATGAAAAACACTAGCCACCGTCCACGTTTCACTGCTCCTGCCTCCTCATTTGTTGCGCCTGCAGCCTCTTCATCAGTCGTGCATGCCTCCTCCTCGGTCGTCGCTCCTGCTTCTTCTGGTGCGCCTGCCACTGCTGCTGATGCTACACAG AAAGAGTGTTTTCTTAATTTCTGTAATGAACTGAGAGACAAGAACTACTTAAGTGACTCGAGGGATGTGCTTGTTGAAGAGAAAGTTGCTACATTCTTATTCATAATTGGTCATAATGTTCGTCATAGAGTTGCTTCAAACCGTTTTCAACATTCCACAGAAACAATCTCACGCAATTTCAAGGAAGTATTAAGGGCAGTGTGTCGATTAGGAAAAGAACTGATAAAGCAAGAGTCTATGGAGTTGCCTAGTAGAATTAAGAATAATCCAAAATATTATCCTTGGTTCAAG AATTGCATAGGTGCAATTGATGGTACACAAATAAGTGCATGGGCTCCTGCTGAGAAACAAATTTCATGTAGAGGTAGAAAGGCAACAATCACTCAGAATGTCATGTGTGCTTGTGATTTCAACATGATATTTACATATGTATATTCGGGGTGGGAAGGAAGTGCACATGATTCTAAAGTTTTACTTGATGCAATTACAAATCCAAATGCAGGATTTCCTTGGCCACCTAAAG GTTCATTTTATCTTGTTGATTCTGGGTATCCATGTACCGGAGGTTTTCTTCCCCCTTATAGAGGTGAAAGATATCATGCACAAGAATATCGAGGTCAAGGTAGACAACCAAAAAGTCCAGAAGAGTTATTTAACTACAGGCACTCGTCTTTAAGGATGACAATAGAGCGTTGTTTTGGGGTGTTGAAAAACAGATTTCCTATTTTAAAGTTAATGCCTTCCTACAAACCTTCAAGGCAAAGACTCATAGTAACTGCTTGTTGTGCTATTCACAATTACATACGCAAGTGGAATTTGCCTGATGAGTTGTTTAGGATATGGGAGGAAATGGATGATATAGAACTTGAGGCGGTGAACGAGGTTCCTAACCTTGAAGGGAGCTCGAATGTTGAAAACTTAACAAGGTTATCTAATGAAGGTGCAACTGAGATGGCAATGGATAGGAATCATCTTAGAGATAGGATGTGGGTACATCGTCATAATTAA